Within Pleuronectes platessa unplaced genomic scaffold, fPlePla1.1 scaffold_311, whole genome shotgun sequence, the genomic segment tggAGACAGGAGACTGATCCGGGCGATATGAGGGACTGAAGTAGTGAGGTCAGGATTATAAATAAGAAGAATCCTGGGGCTGGATTTGGCAGCTAAACAACCAGCTTGTCTGACTAGACTTTCATGTTTCTGGGGAAAAGTTAATACCACGTCTGTCGAGGAGTCATGTTGTATCAGATATTCTGTAAATATCAGAAAGATACCGATGAGGAAAAACCAAAATCTTCTTAAATTGAAGTTTGCCCGAGACGCTGCTGGAAGTAAAACCCGTCAATGAAACGGGGAAGTGGAGGATTGAATCACTGCATCAGGACACGAGAGTCAGACGCCTCTTCAAAGACCGAGAGAGGGGATTCAGAGAGGGGatgagagaaggagaaacagaatctgtgtcagtgtgagcGTGGCCGTTATCCTCAATGTCCAAACTGTAGTTTGATCAATAATTCAGTTGCTTGCCTCGTTTCATCCCGGCCTGTCGGAGAACTGCAAGTCACACACATGTGCCCTACTTCGCAGGAGTGATATCAAAGCAGGATACATAATTGATAAACCAATGATTTTCATAATTGTACAGGTGAAaatggagggtggagggggggagggttgGCTGCTCTAGCTGTAaattgcttttttgttttttggtcgTCTATTTTACACCCAAAAGACAACGGTGCTGGGTCAAAGGCAAATTGAAAGCCTGCGGTGGAGGGATTGAAATGTCGATATCAATTTTCGTGGAACAATTTGAGGAGAGGACTGAGAGCTGTGTGCTCGGGGGGGTGTGGCCCCGACAGACACGAGAAGTGACTCCAGGCCACGAGAGACGCAGGACAGAGGATCAGAGGACAGACGAGGAGACGCTGTTAGAGACGGAGCAGTTTAACAGTTGGTTTCCACTGAGTTGACGAGGCTGCACCGTGTCATCAGCGCCTCAGGTTGTCCTCTCTTAATCTGGCTGACACATAAAAAGTACAGAGGAAGTGAGAGTTTCTAAGACGAGTCTATTACTCAGTTACTCTTACTATCAATTCCCTGTCATTCATGTGGGGGCCTGATAACTTTTCCCCTGGGAGGGAATCAAAACTTTGGAAACAAATTAAGAGTCAGAGCTGTGGCGATGAGATACATAATATTTTACGCTGGATTAGAGCCTAATCCAGAGTTAATCCCCTGAGAAAGGTAAATAGCTAAATGTCAGCTACTATCCTTTTAAAACATGCAAATTACAACAGCCCCTCCTCTGTTTTCCACTTAGCCAATCCCCCCCCAACCCGTTTTCACCCCTATATAAATGCAGCTATtacgtttttattgttttattatgtacCTCAGAGTTGAAATaatagagctgcagctgcaaactGGCAAGGCTTGTAAACAATGACACGAGAATAAACTCTTAAAGGAAAGCAGCGTTTCTTTCATACGATTGacaatttccatttttattggAGCATCATATGCTAATGTGAGCAGAAGCGAGGCCATTATTTTCATGATCGTGAATAATTacagaacattaaaaaaaaccacACGGCCTCATTTGAACAGTCAGAATGTATTTCTCCGGGCTTTATTaagacttaaataaataataatgtcagTTAATGGATTTATTTCTGTGGTGCATTTCCTTGAAGGGATCGGGTTTGCATGGGAATTAGAATCTTATACCTTTTCGTACGCAGCGCTTTTTAGAAATGAGACTAAAACTCAATTACTTCCAAAGCCATCTAGCGGATACGTGACGTAACTTCTTTAATCGTTTTGTCATCTTCAACATTAATGttagcctcctctctctctctctctctctctcgctctctctctctctctagaccTTCTGGATTTCTCTGAGACGgaatcttcctcctctgtgggaCGTGTGGTTGTCGGAGGCCATGAGTAGCAGCTGGGGTGACAGTCTCCAAAACCCGTTGACCTGGAACACCTAAAATGGGGACTGGATTTGCCACCATGGTGCAAGCTCAGCTCTAATCTGCGTGAAGACGCCCGTCCGTTTACCTTTCTCTCTGCTCCTATCGTCCCGATCTAAAACCGCTGCTCACCGCCCTCCTCCCCTcgactcctctctcctcctcctcttcctcctttctaCTGAGGCGACGTCTAACGTTCCCGATCCAAACCATGACCAGCCGACTCCGTGtatcctccctccttcccgCCCTGCTCCCCCACCTCCTGCTCCCTGCCCTGCTGTTCCTCCACCTGCCCGGCGTGGTGAAAGGCGACTGCTGGCTGATAGAGGGGGATAAAGGCTACGTGTGGCTGGCTATCTGCAGTCAGAACCAGCCTCCATATGAGACCATCCCCCAGCACATTAACAGCACGGTCAGTATGAACCCATCTATCCACCATAGCCACCTCTGTAAACGCCTTCACACACTCCCACTGTGATGGTGTCAGCTAAAGAGCTCACACCATTACTCAGGACACTGACTTCTTCAAAGCTGCGAGGGAATCGAATACTTTACTCAGGCAATATATAGTCCTTATGGTTTATTGTGATTCTGGGTTGATTGTGGTAAAACAGACAATGAGGACAATGAAATATTAATGGTAAAATTCTATCCTCTATAgataatgaaaatgtaaattgcGTATTAATCAAAAAGCAGATGTCACATGATACCATTAATGGAGCCTACGTGATCATAACTTCACCCTCGAGATGAGTCTACATGTAATGAATCCTCAAATTCCCCAACGCCAACATGCTCGAACAAGTTTAATCAGCTAACGCTTTGTGCTAATGCTATTCATGTGACTTGATGTTGTGTTTCAATCAGTGGAACCGTCTGAAATTTGCTGcatgaatcatttaaaatgggaaaacttaaaaaaacgttTTTGTAAACACACCCAATGGAAACTGCATTCCGCTCTCAGAAGGGACGCTCAGCGGGCTTTGATAAACCCAGAACACATTTTGTTCAGATGTATAAATTGGGGGGAAGATCTCACTCATTATACATCAAACTGTTTGGAGGTGCTGtattctctctgctgctgtttgggaACCAGAGTGTGAGTCCTGCTCTGTGGCTGCCCGATTCAAGGCATCACCTGTAAAGTCCTTTTCCTCCTTTGTGTCCCCAGGTTCATGACCTGAGGCTGAACGAGAACAAACTGAAGGCTGTGCTCTTCAACTCCATGTATCGCTTCACAAACCTCACTGACCTCAATCTGACCAAGAATGACATCAGCTACATCGAGGACGGGGCCTTTGCTGGACAGGCCAACCTACAGGTCTGAAGACTACATAACAACTCAGTGCTTTATGCTTCTTTGTATCTATATTAAAAAGAATGCTTACTTAAATATCTGTTTAAAGGCCAGAAATGTCCCAATGTCAATCTTCCCTCTATGTCACGATTGTTGTAAaggtttttttgtaaataagcaAAGCTTGCACAGAACTAATATGTATCTATCTTGATGAATACGTCTCGTCCATCACGTCTCATTCTGTCTCAGGTTCTCCAGCTGGGCTACAACAAGATGACCAACCTAACTGAGGGCATGCTGAGGGGTCTGGGTCGAATGCAGTGCCTCTTCTTGCAACACAACCTCATTGAGGTCATTTCCACCAATGCCTTCTGGGAGTGCCCCAGCCTCAACAGCCTGGACTTATCCTCCAATAAGTTGGCCCGTCTTGACCCGTCTACCTTCACCGTGCTCAACCGGCTGATGGTGTGTGAACTGGCAGCCAACCCGTTCCACTGTGGCTGTGAACTCTTCAGCTTTCTCTCCTGGCTGGAGGCGTTTAACAATGTCACCCACACCTATGACCGCCTCCAGTGCGAAACCCCTCCAGAAATGAACGGATATCCACTTCTGAGCCCGATGCCCGGCCAAGGAAGAAGCGCCCTCTTCAAGCTCGTGTCCAAGTGTCATGAAGGCGCGATCGGGATGACCTCTCAGATACCGGAACAAGATGGTTCAGGGATGGGTTTCGACAACCCAGACCAAGGACTTTACCACCAGGACTTTACCACTGCGGACCCAACCAACAACCATCAGATTTCTATGAAGCTTCAAACCGTCTCCCTCTACACAGCTTCACTGCTGGTGCAAATCCCACGACCATACAGTAAGATGTACATACTTTCCCAGTACAACATCACTTTTGTTAAGGACAAAATGCCcctgaaaaagaagaaggagctgATCACTTTGGACAAACTGAAACCACACAGCAACTACACATTTTGTGTGGCTTCTATGAGCAAATCTCAGCACTACAACCACACCTGTCTGTCCTTTACCACCCGAGCTATGGGACCAGAGGACCAGCATACGAATCCATCTACAACCACCCACTACATCATGACCATCCTGGGATGTCTCTTTGGCATGGTCATTGTCCTTGGAGTGGTCTATTACTGTCTCAGACGAAGACGTATCCAGGAAGAGAAGGACAAAGCTATAAGTGTCAAGAAAACCATTTTGGAGATGAGGTACGTCACAATTTTGTCAATGTTTGTCGAACGCACCATGTTAtggaggttttttattaatgtttatttttgaattGGCACAGTAACCATATCTGGGATGTTTTGGCAACAGCAGGAACTCCTAAGTGTGTCCATTTGATATGATTGATTTCACCGTCTTAATTAACTGATTGATTGTGTTGAATTCTTAAAAGCCTCATTTCTACTATTCCAGTATAAGAGAAGAATAAACTTTGTCATGATTGAGGATATGTTCAGGTTTTCAGACTTTATTTACTTGCTCTACTATGAAGCGTTACGTCTAACAAACTTTAGGATAGTGAGTTTACACAAAATGACTCTGATGATGAATTCAGATGAATAGTTTATTCAAAAGTGAATCTGTCATTCTTCAGGTACGGTCCAGAGGCGGCTGCAGCAGTGACCAATGACCCAGGCGCCATGCAGCGTCTCCAGGAGCAAGCTCACCACCAGCACCATCATACAGGAGGGGCAGGAGGCAAGCTGCCCCAGTCTACCTCCTCCAGCACCGGCATGCTGCACGGCTCGGCCAACACCAGCTCTTCCCGCCTCTCCACCTTGCCACAGGTGGAAAAAATGGCCACTGCCTTTACCGAGGCAATGGGCGGCAAGGGAAACTACATGGATGTGAGGACGACGGGAGTGGCAGGGgaaggcagggagggaggggtgtcAGTTGGAGGAGTAAACCTTGGAGGGGACGTA encodes:
- the LOC128436308 gene encoding protein phosphatase 1 regulatory subunit 29, with amino-acid sequence MTSRLRVSSLLPALLPHLLLPALLFLHLPGVVKGDCWLIEGDKGYVWLAICSQNQPPYETIPQHINSTVHDLRLNENKLKAVLFNSMYRFTNLTDLNLTKNDISYIEDGAFAGQANLQVLQLGYNKMTNLTEGMLRGLGRMQCLFLQHNLIEVISTNAFWECPSLNSLDLSSNKLARLDPSTFTVLNRLMVCELAANPFHCGCELFSFLSWLEAFNNVTHTYDRLQCETPPEMNGYPLLSPMPGQGRSALFKLVSKCHEGAIGMTSQIPEQDGSGMGFDNPDQGLYHQDFTTADPTNNHQISMKLQTVSLYTASLLVQIPRPYSKMYILSQYNITFVKDKMPLKKKKELITLDKLKPHSNYTFCVASMSKSQHYNHTCLSFTTRAMGPEDQHTNPSTTTHYIMTILGCLFGMVIVLGVVYYCLRRRRIQEEKDKAISVKKTILEMRYGPEAAAAVTNDPGAMQRLQEQAHHQHHHTGGAGGKLPQSTSSSTGMLHGSANTSSSRLSTLPQVEKMATAFTEAMGGKGNYMDVRTTGVAGEGREGGVSVGGVNLGGDVAMDVRSGGENGREAGEDSDDDGHGSASEISTIAKEVDKVNQIINNCIDALKLDACANVVTTADNSLSLSQPPASIVSLPRNLLPLSPGHPGDQIMASSPKVHPQVHPQQHPQQHPQQHTQLHQQPHPPSMAPVPLVMPLSERPGISGGGFLSPPYRDPPPANAVRPLQRQLSADTAVVKNRCGASSAGSGKNPRVYGVDIAEQRCDPPKYPTEKGSPVGCVGGGGNGGGGGGGGCNGNGMGNLNGGGVSLNGGGMGCNNGGGGGVVVPGHQQHHLEVQPDYHGSEHRHSFPALYYEGGSESPSPTQKASFLKPLGRNKREATAAYSQLSPARHHHYNSGYSSSPEYSSESTLRIWERFRPYKKNPREEASYIAAGHALRKKVQFAKDEDLHDILDYWKGVSAQQKL